Genomic segment of Vicugna pacos chromosome 31, VicPac4, whole genome shotgun sequence:
gcttcctctgccgcggccgcgggcgccgccgctgccgccgccgcttccctcgccgctgccgccgccgcttccctcgccgctgccgcggccgccgccgccgcttcctctgccgcggccgccgccgcttccctcgccgctgccgccgccgccgcttcctctgccgcggccgcgggcgccgccgctgccgccgccgcttccctcgccgctgccgccgccgcttccctcgccgctgccgcggccgccgccgccgcggccgccgccgccgcttcctctgccgcggccgccgccgcttccctcgccgctgccgccgccgccgcttcctctgccgcggccgcgggcgccgccgctgccgccgccgcttccctcgccgctgccgccgccgccgccgccgccgcttcctctgccgcggccgccgccgcttccctcgccgctgccgccgcttcctctgccgcggccgccgccgcttccctcgccgctgccgctgccgccgccgccgcttcctctgccgcagccgccgccgcttccctcgccgctgccgccgccgccgcttcctctgccgcggccgcgggcgccgccgctgccgccgccgcttccctcgccgctgccgccgccgccgccgccgcttccctcgccgctgccgccgcttcctctgccgcggccgccgccgccgccgctgccgccgccgcttccctcgccgctgccgccgccgccggttCCCCCGCCGcggccgcctccgccgccgcttcccccgccgccgccgccgctaccGCCATCCCGAACTTTCGGCGCCAAATTCAGCGGGAGAACGGAGGTCGAATGTCGCACAGAGAAGGTAGTCGTTGGTTTACATACATTACCTGATTTAATTACTCAACTGAGGAAGAAAGTATTTTCTTGTGGGTCTATGTATTCTCAAATTCTTggggcaatttaaaaaaaatgacagactaTTTCTCTGGTCTTCATCTAGTTCCAATAGTAGAATTAGATggacttctatttatttattcattcgttTAACAAGTGTGATTTAGTGAGGACCTATttcaaatatgcattttaaaagatacttatgATTTGGGAAATGGAAGTGCTTCCTTATTTCTGGTCTGGTTCCCTAAATAGACTTGGTAACATTAACCAAAAAAGGGAGTATAAGAAGGAGATTAAGATTATAAAGGAATATATTActgttttttctttgatttaatatCAGATTTATAACAAGTTGCTCAATGTCTGAGGAagtataatgaattaaatttctTCAGTTGGTTTAGAAGGCctaattatgtatttttcttgactttgtttcataaatttttaattatcaaaAGAATTATATATTTTCCTCCTCTTACTTGTAAATTACTGTGGTTTTGAATGAATCTGAAACCTCAGAATTAAAACCCACATACTACAGGTTAATATTTTGCCTGACCCTTGTCCAAATAAATTGAAGAATCTACCAAGAAAGATATTTTTCCCCACAGGTATTTTTGATTTGCTCTCTCatcttactttattttaattgGCATTATGAGATTCTAGACCTCAGTAAAAGTTTTATTCATTCTACTCAGActtgaaatttctttcaaatttaaCAAGATAGTACTTGGTGAAATCATTTAAAGGTTCTAGGTAATGTCTATAATATACAGTAGAGTCACGTTAAactaaatttgtttctttttacttcattCTGCTGTTAAAATCATTAAAGAAGACAATTTAGATGatataaacaaattttatttcacatttcatgAAGTGGACTGTCTTAATTGCGGAGAACTGCAAAATGGGTAGAAGGCAAGAAACttttataggataaagaataaagagcaaggaagaggaaaatagaaaatatctgatTGGCTGAGGCCACACAGTCAACTTTTAGGGTGAGAAGACCCAGAGGTCTAACCATATAAGGAAGTATTAACTAAATAAGACGAAGGATAacttggacttaaaaaaaaaaaaacaccaaatttctttttctaaaatgacacaatagaggtaattgtaaaatacagaataaaaaaaaagtctacaaatgtttCACAAATATATCTAGAATATACAGATACATTCAGCAATAATATCCAGACCTCAAAGTCATAGTGTTGAGTCGAGAGTAGGAAACAGAATAAGGCATCATTTAGCTaacttaaaatatgtataattacaAAAGATATTTAAGAGAAAATTGTAAGGATTTCAAACACCTCAGTAAAAGTGAGTGGGATGAGAATGGAgaatggagaaaggaaagaaagtcaaATGACACAAGGGACTGGATTTCCACAAATAGAGAAACAATGAGCTGTGAACCCAAAATGTGCTTAGCCCTGCCCTGCAAATTGAAGGAGGCCAAATGAAACAGTCAATCAAAAACAATAAGACACCTTGGTGGGggttaattagaaaataaaaatgttaaatattttttcagaattttactaTGACTTCAACACTTTCTTTTtgcttgaattcattttgctgccTGTTCCTCTTCCACAGTTTTAATGCACCCTGAAGGCTAAAGAGGGTTAATTCCATAACTAGAAATAATTTAGAAAGAATCATTGaagtataaaaaggaaaaatcctgCATCACTCTGAGCATTTTTTATGGCAGTGTGAATTCTCTTCATTCAAAAagcatcttttaatattttaattaggaTATTGTGTTCTATGAAAGGAACATCTGATTTTAGAAATACAAATGAGAGTGCTATGAAACAAAGATGCAGAATTAAAAAGGTAGTATGCCGTTCAGCAAGCAGCAATAAAGAGAAAGGATGTGGGGAAGGATCAAGGAGATAACGtgatttttgaagtgaaaattgTATTAGCATTTTTCAAATTTAGCAGTTTGACAAGGCTAATGACAGTTGTAATACACTTTTAGTTTAAAATGCAATTATTATCTTTGGCTAATAAACAAGAAGTCAATTCAACAAGATGTGCTTATTAGCATTAACTAAAACTTACTCTCTATAGATTCCTGATAGCACCTCCTCCTCGCCGAGTAGGTGCGCAGGTTTCCATTCAGTTGCTGTCTGGGCTCCCTtcttctcccctttcccttttttttttgctcattgctacaaaacaaagaagacattAGTTGCAGATTCAGCTATAAAATATAGCTGAATTttagttttcccattttaaaCACGAGGGAATTGAGCCTCTGAAAGGTTAACCAGTTGgccaagtgacagagctg
This window contains:
- the LOC140690652 gene encoding uncharacterized protein → MRSGGRGLRCCRCCRRRRRRRRRRRRRRRRRRRRRRRRRRRRRRRFPRRCRRRRFLCRGRGRRRCRRRFPRRCRRRFPRRCRGRRRRFLCRGRRRFPRRCRRRRFLCRGRGRRRCRRRFPRRCRRRFPRRCRGRRRRGRRRRFLCRGRRRFPRRCRRRRFLCRGRGRRRCRRRFPRRCRRRRRRRFLCRGRRRFPRRCRRFLCRGRRRFPRRCRCRRRRFLCRSRRRFPRRCRRRRFLCRGRGRRRCRRRFPRRCRRRRRRFPRRCRRFLCRGRRRRRCRRRFPRRCRRRRFPRRGRLRRRFPRRRRRYRHPELSAPNSAGERRSNVAQRRKGNLPRRKTSKEP